The Streptomyces seoulensis genome contains a region encoding:
- a CDS encoding exonuclease SbcCD subunit D yields MRLLHTSDWHLGRAFHRVNMLGAQAEFIGHLVATVRERAVDAVVVSGDVYDRAVPPLAAVELFDDTLHRLAELGVPTVMISGNHDSARRLGVGAGLIDRAGIHLRTDPAAVGTPVVLADDHGDVAFYGLPYLEPALVKDEFAVPKAGHEAVLAAAMDRVRADLAGRAPGTRSVVLAHAFVTGGEASDSERDITVGGVAAVPAGIFAGADYVALGHLHGCQTLGERVRYSGSPLAYSFSETDHRKSMWLVDLDAEGAVTAERLDCPVPRPLARVRGTLEELLADPALSRHEDAWVEATLTDAVRPADPMARIAARFPHTLSLVFAPERAEDDPAVSYARRLAGRGDQQIAEDFVAHVRGCAPDERETAVLRDAFDAVRADDAVREVAR; encoded by the coding sequence ATGAGACTCCTGCACACCTCCGACTGGCATCTCGGCCGGGCGTTCCACCGGGTGAACATGCTCGGTGCCCAGGCCGAGTTCATCGGTCACCTCGTCGCCACCGTGCGCGAGCGGGCCGTGGACGCCGTCGTGGTGTCGGGAGACGTGTACGACCGCGCGGTCCCCCCGCTGGCCGCCGTCGAGCTGTTCGACGACACGCTGCACCGCCTCGCCGAGCTGGGCGTGCCCACCGTGATGATCTCCGGCAACCACGACTCGGCCCGCCGCCTCGGTGTCGGCGCCGGGCTCATCGACCGCGCGGGCATCCACCTGCGCACCGACCCGGCCGCCGTCGGCACGCCCGTCGTCCTCGCCGACGACCACGGCGACGTCGCCTTCTACGGCCTGCCCTATCTCGAACCCGCCCTGGTCAAGGACGAGTTCGCGGTACCGAAGGCCGGACACGAGGCCGTCCTCGCCGCCGCCATGGACCGCGTCCGCGCCGACCTCGCCGGCCGCGCGCCCGGCACCCGCTCGGTCGTCCTCGCCCACGCCTTCGTCACCGGCGGCGAGGCGAGCGACAGCGAACGGGACATCACCGTCGGGGGAGTGGCCGCCGTCCCCGCCGGGATCTTCGCGGGTGCGGACTACGTCGCCCTCGGTCACCTGCACGGCTGCCAGACCCTCGGCGAGCGCGTCCGCTACTCCGGCTCCCCGCTCGCCTACTCCTTCTCCGAGACCGACCACCGCAAGAGCATGTGGCTCGTCGACCTGGACGCCGAGGGCGCCGTCACCGCCGAGCGCCTCGACTGCCCGGTGCCGCGCCCGCTCGCGCGGGTCCGGGGCACCCTGGAGGAGCTGCTCGCCGACCCCGCGCTGAGCCGCCACGAGGACGCCTGGGTCGAGGCCACCCTGACCGACGCCGTCCGCCCCGCCGACCCCATGGCCCGGATCGCCGCCCGCTTCCCGCACACCCTCAGCCTCGTCTTCGCCCCCGAGCGGGCCGAGGACGACCCCGCCGTGTCCTACGCCCGGCGCCTGGCCGGACGCGGCGACCAGCAGATCGCCGAGGACTTCGTCGCCCATGTGCGCGGCTGTGCCCCCGACGAGCGGGAGACCGCCGTGCTGCGCGACGCCTTCGACGCCGTGCGCGCCGACGACGCGGTGCGGGAGGTGGCCCGATGA